Part of the Gopherus evgoodei ecotype Sinaloan lineage unplaced genomic scaffold, rGopEvg1_v1.p scaffold_33_arrow_ctg1, whole genome shotgun sequence genome, tcagattttgttttccaaacatGGGAAAAGTTAGACAGTGAAAGGAGAGATATAGGCACCTAAGaataagattttaaaacatgacaGAGGGTTCCTTAGCCATTGGGAAAGGCCAAGAAGAGGGTTGTATTCTAAATCCCGCAGCTGTCACAGGAGTTCAGTTCCTATCTTCTCAGTGGGAGCACACCTCCTTCgccttgggattctcagctgagAAGTCTCTAACCCCACCTAAGGTGACAAGAAACCATGgtgagagaggggagagaagaaggaggaaTTAGATGGAGAAAACCACTCAGCTTTATCCTAGCAGTTAGGGCTATAGCAAACCTCTTCAAATGCTTGGTAAGGAGAAAGGTTTTAAAAAGGGATCTGCTTCCTCTCatgtgggtgccctaaccactgcggTATGAGATACCTGATCTGTGTCTCAATGTCTCCTAATAGAGCATTAATTCCTTTGTGCATCTTGGCCCAGCTAGGGATCACactcattattaattattgttggaGACAGAGATATTAACCAGGAGGAATCCTATAAAATACTACAGATATTATATAGGGTTTTCAACAAAATACTCTGGAAGAACTACAGAATGCAATAGACAAAGATGTTCCTTTCATAGAACTGGCCAGATCCTCAAGTGGTATAAAttggccatagctccattgaagacaGTGGATCAGATTGAAAGAGATATTGGcccaaaaagagaaagagagcacATGAATGGCTCTAGATCCTGGTGATTCTATCATTCACCCTAGATGTAGACCCAGGATCTCGTTCCCTTGGATCCAGTGTCTCTTCTACCCAATGGGGATATGGCCTGCTGAGTTTAATGGAACCGCACTGATTCAGACCAGCTGAGGCTTTGGCCCAAAGTGTCAgatgccagtgccagatgccaaacacaagttatccGCAGTTCTATgctctttattttgtttgtttgtttttaaataagatcGACGCTACTTGAAAAATTTGAATTTCCCCATTTTCCCTGTAGCTGTTTTCACAtccttgtttttcaggctgtagatgatggagTTTAACATGGGAGTCAAGATGCTGTACTGGATGGAGAACATTTCATCCAGAACCACAGATGAGACTGAGTTGGGTTTGGTGTATTGGAAAAAAGCTGTCAAGTACAACAAACCAACCACAataaggtgggagctgcaggtggagaaggctttacgcCTGCCCTCTGCAGAGCGTATCCttaggatggtggagatgatatgaATGTAGGAGATCAGGGTGAAGAGAAAGGAACTTGATCCAAGTATGacaaaaggagtaaaaaacatcACTTGATTGGTGAGGGTCTCAGTGCAGGACAGACGTAATAGACTAGGGAGCTCACATCTGAAATGGTTGATTTGATTGGGCCCACAGAAATGCAGCTtgagggcaaaaacagtgttaaaTAGGGCATCAATGAAGCCTATCACCCATGCACCACTCACCAGCTGAAAACAGATCCCTTTGCTCATTGTATCCATG contains:
- the LOC115641188 gene encoding olfactory receptor 8S1-like, with protein sequence MGNQTEVTEFIILGLSNDPQMQSFLFLVFLVVYLITLLANMVIKLVIRADPHLHTPMYFFLSHLSFADICYSSAIVPKILVHFLAEHKTISVNSCITQMFFIFLPAVTEGCILSAMAYDRYAAICDPLHYMDTMSKGICFQLVSGAWVIGFIDALFNTVFALKLHFCGPNQINHFRCELPSLLRLSCTETLTNQVMFFTPFVILGSSSFLFTLISYIHIISTILRIRSAEGRRKAFSTCSSHLIVVGLLYLTAFFQYTKPNSVSSVVLDEMFSIQYSILTPMLNSIIYSLKNKDVKTATGKMGKFKFFK